One window of the Labilibaculum sp. genome contains the following:
- a CDS encoding peptidoglycan DD-metalloendopeptidase family protein — MKKILNYKFLLIACAVLLGLIVLKWYSSKRSIKQIEQEEVVIDTTEIVQVHLKYGFPIEEFAVETNKVKRNHSLSTILRQYDISFGTIDDIARKAKKVFNVRRIKSGHEYSVLFTKDSLKTPEYFIYENTPVEYIVFDLRDTLNVFKGEKKIIKNRKQIKGSIESSLWNAMVEANSDPLLSVELSDIYAWTIDFFGVGKGDQFNIIYEESFVDEKPIHQIKVIAANFIHHNSNNYAFAFVEGDKEGYFDEEGKSLQKAFLKAPLRFSRISSKFSNNRFHPVLKRYRAHHGVDYAAPTGTPVHTIGDGVITKRGYQANGGGNYLTIKHNSVYSTTYMHLSRFAKRMNAGTRVKQGETIGYVGATGLATGPHLDFRVYKNGTPINPLNIKSPPVSPVKEENVARYKQEMEKLMQELSPKEAMTLE; from the coding sequence ATGAAAAAAATCTTGAACTATAAGTTTCTATTAATTGCATGTGCTGTGCTTTTAGGTTTAATTGTTCTTAAATGGTACTCAAGCAAACGATCAATAAAACAAATTGAACAGGAAGAAGTTGTAATTGACACCACTGAGATAGTTCAGGTGCATTTAAAATATGGATTTCCCATTGAAGAATTTGCCGTGGAGACTAACAAGGTAAAACGTAATCATAGCTTATCAACCATATTGCGGCAATATGATATTAGTTTTGGTACCATTGATGATATAGCAAGGAAAGCAAAGAAGGTTTTTAATGTCAGAAGGATTAAGTCAGGACATGAGTATTCAGTTCTTTTCACTAAAGATAGTTTGAAAACACCGGAGTATTTTATTTATGAAAATACCCCCGTTGAATACATCGTATTCGATTTGCGCGACACTTTAAATGTATTTAAGGGTGAGAAGAAAATTATTAAAAATAGGAAGCAGATAAAAGGAAGTATTGAGTCGTCGTTGTGGAATGCAATGGTTGAAGCCAATTCGGATCCTTTACTATCTGTTGAACTTTCTGATATTTATGCCTGGACTATTGATTTTTTTGGTGTTGGGAAAGGTGATCAATTCAATATCATTTACGAAGAATCATTTGTTGATGAAAAACCCATACATCAAATAAAAGTGATCGCCGCAAATTTTATACATCATAACTCAAATAATTATGCCTTTGCCTTTGTTGAAGGTGATAAAGAAGGTTATTTTGATGAAGAAGGGAAAAGTCTGCAAAAAGCATTTTTGAAAGCCCCTCTTCGCTTTTCAAGAATTAGCTCAAAGTTTTCTAACAATAGGTTTCATCCGGTTTTAAAAAGGTATCGGGCTCATCATGGTGTCGATTATGCAGCGCCTACAGGTACGCCCGTTCACACAATTGGCGATGGTGTTATTACCAAAAGAGGATATCAGGCAAATGGTGGAGGAAACTATCTTACTATTAAGCACAATAGTGTTTACTCAACAACTTATATGCATCTTTCCCGGTTTGCTAAAAGAATGAATGCCGGCACCAGAGTTAAGCAGGGCGAAACAATCGGATATGTTGGAGCAACTGGTCTTGCAACAGGTCCTCATTTAGATTTCAGAGTTTATAAAAATGGAACTCCAATAAATCCATTGAATATAAAATCGCCTCCTGTGTCACCCGTGAAAGAAGAAAACGTGGCCAGATATAAGCAGGAAATGGAAAAATTAATGCAGGAGCTAAGCCCGAAGGAAGCAATGACTTTAGAGTAA
- the purN gene encoding phosphoribosylglycinamide formyltransferase — MKRLAIFASGSGSNAENIARYFSDKPEFEISAILSNNANAFVLSRARSLNIPILVFSRSEFNETNKIIDFLAEKKVDFIVLAGFLWLLPLNLLRKYPNSIINIHPALLPKYGGKGMYGMKVHQAVVENKETESGITIHLVNEKYDEGKIVFQAKCSISPNDSAEDVAEKIHKLEHEFFPKIIEQLL, encoded by the coding sequence ATGAAACGACTAGCTATATTTGCTTCTGGATCAGGGAGTAATGCTGAAAATATCGCAAGATATTTTAGCGATAAACCCGAATTTGAGATTTCGGCAATTCTTTCCAACAACGCCAATGCCTTTGTACTTTCCAGAGCAAGAAGCCTAAATATTCCAATTTTAGTTTTTTCCCGATCAGAATTCAACGAAACGAATAAAATAATTGATTTTTTGGCTGAAAAAAAGGTCGATTTTATTGTTTTAGCAGGATTTCTTTGGTTGCTTCCTCTTAATTTACTGCGTAAATATCCCAATTCTATTATCAATATTCACCCTGCTCTTTTACCAAAATATGGTGGAAAAGGGATGTATGGCATGAAGGTTCATCAGGCAGTTGTCGAAAATAAAGAAACAGAAAGTGGCATTACCATTCATTTGGTAAATGAGAAATACGATGAAGGAAAAATCGTATTTCAAGCCAAATGCAGTATCTCACCAAATGATTCTGCAGAAGATGTTGCTGAAAAAATTCATAAACTGGAACATGAATTCTTCCCCAAAATAATTGAGCAATTACTCTAA
- a CDS encoding acyl carrier protein produces the protein MSDIASRVKAIIVDKLGVDETEVTLEASFTNDLGADSLDTVELIMEFEKEFNIAIPDDQAENIGTVGDAISYIGENAK, from the coding sequence ATGTCTGATATTGCATCTAGAGTAAAAGCTATCATAGTTGATAAGTTGGGTGTGGACGAAACTGAGGTAACACTTGAGGCTAGTTTCACTAACGATCTTGGAGCTGATTCATTGGATACAGTTGAGCTTATTATGGAATTCGAAAAAGAATTTAACATCGCTATTCCAGACGATCAAGCAGAAAACATTGGTACTGTAGGTGACGCTATTTCTTACATCGGAGAAAACGCTAAGTAA
- the fabF gene encoding beta-ketoacyl-ACP synthase II translates to MEFRRVVVTGLGTINPIGNSIAEYWDNLENGVGGSGMITHFDASKFKTQFACEVKNFEPNDHFDRKEVRKLDLYAQYALVAAKQAIEDSNLDLESEDLTKAGVIWGSGIGGIKTFLDEVTGYANGDGTPRFSPFFIPKMISDIAAGHISMKYGFQGPNYGTVSACASASHAMIDAMNYIRLGKANIFITGGSEASINEAGLGGFNSMQALSTNNEEYKTASRPFCKTRDGFVMGEGSGCLIFEEYEHAKKRGAKIYAEIVGGGMSGDAYHLTATHPEGRGAINAMKMALEDACLKPEEIDYINVHGTSTPVGDIPETKAVQTVFGDHAYKLNISATKSMTGHLLGAAGAVEAIACILAINNQTVPPTINFSESDPNIDEKLNLTLHKAQKREIRTALSNTFGFGGHNASVIFKSFIE, encoded by the coding sequence ATGGAATTTAGAAGAGTAGTAGTAACTGGGCTTGGAACAATAAACCCAATTGGTAATTCTATTGCCGAATATTGGGATAACTTGGAGAATGGAGTGGGTGGATCAGGAATGATTACTCATTTTGATGCTTCAAAGTTCAAAACTCAGTTTGCTTGCGAAGTTAAAAATTTCGAGCCTAATGATCATTTCGACCGCAAGGAAGTTAGAAAATTAGATTTGTATGCTCAGTATGCTTTGGTTGCGGCCAAACAAGCTATTGAAGATTCAAATCTGGACCTTGAATCGGAAGATTTAACAAAGGCTGGAGTAATCTGGGGTTCTGGTATTGGCGGAATTAAAACTTTCTTAGATGAAGTAACAGGATATGCAAACGGGGATGGAACTCCTCGTTTCTCTCCTTTCTTCATTCCTAAGATGATTTCTGATATTGCCGCCGGTCATATTTCAATGAAATATGGATTCCAAGGACCTAATTATGGTACTGTTTCTGCATGCGCTTCGGCTTCACATGCAATGATTGATGCAATGAATTACATCCGTTTGGGTAAAGCTAATATCTTTATTACAGGAGGTTCTGAAGCATCTATCAATGAAGCAGGTTTGGGTGGATTTAATTCTATGCAGGCATTATCTACAAACAACGAAGAGTATAAAACTGCATCTCGTCCATTTTGTAAAACCCGTGATGGTTTTGTTATGGGTGAAGGAAGTGGTTGCTTGATTTTTGAAGAATACGAGCATGCTAAAAAACGAGGAGCAAAAATTTACGCCGAAATTGTTGGTGGTGGAATGTCTGGTGATGCTTATCACCTAACAGCAACTCATCCAGAAGGAAGAGGTGCTATTAACGCTATGAAAATGGCGTTAGAAGACGCTTGTCTGAAACCGGAAGAAATTGATTATATCAATGTTCATGGAACTTCAACACCAGTAGGTGATATTCCTGAAACAAAAGCGGTTCAGACTGTGTTTGGCGATCATGCCTATAAATTGAACATTAGTGCTACAAAATCAATGACTGGTCACTTGCTGGGAGCAGCAGGAGCTGTTGAAGCTATTGCCTGTATTTTGGCAATAAACAATCAAACAGTTCCTCCTACAATTAACTTTAGTGAGTCGGATCCTAACATTGATGAAAAACTAAACCTTACACTTCATAAGGCTCAGAAACGTGAAATTCGCACTGCCTTGAGCAATACATTTGGGTTTGGTGGCCATAATGCTTCGGTTATTTTCAAATCATTCATTGAATAA
- the rnc gene encoding ribonuclease III, giving the protein MIKSIFQSIKLFFYPEREFYGLFFDSLGVKPNNPDLYELAFIHKSATIQKKGYGLNNERLEYLGDAILGAIIADILYKYFPNKDEGFLTQIRSKIVSRQSLNKLAVKIELDKQVVSNVNLNNNKHIYGDAFEAFIGAVYLDQGYDKTRKFIEDKIFRTHINLEEVVTVETNFKSKLIEWAQKNKKDVYFDTHEGGIDDALNLPLFTSEVEVEEVKMGTGMGTSKKEAQQKAAQEALARISQMELAC; this is encoded by the coding sequence GTGATAAAGTCTATATTTCAATCCATAAAACTTTTTTTCTATCCTGAAAGGGAGTTTTATGGATTGTTTTTTGATTCACTGGGGGTTAAACCTAATAATCCTGATTTGTATGAACTCGCTTTCATACACAAATCTGCAACCATCCAAAAAAAAGGTTACGGTTTAAATAATGAACGTCTCGAATATCTTGGAGATGCTATTCTTGGTGCCATAATCGCCGATATTCTTTACAAGTACTTTCCCAATAAGGACGAAGGTTTTCTTACTCAAATCAGATCTAAAATTGTCAGCAGGCAATCCTTAAATAAGCTGGCGGTTAAAATTGAACTCGACAAGCAGGTTGTCTCCAATGTGAACTTGAATAATAACAAGCATATTTACGGAGATGCATTTGAAGCTTTTATTGGTGCTGTTTACCTTGATCAGGGCTACGATAAAACAAGAAAATTTATCGAGGATAAAATTTTTAGAACACACATCAATTTGGAGGAAGTGGTTACTGTTGAAACCAATTTTAAAAGCAAATTAATTGAGTGGGCTCAAAAAAATAAGAAAGATGTTTATTTTGATACACACGAAGGTGGTATTGATGATGCATTGAATTTGCCATTGTTTACTTCTGAAGTTGAGGTGGAAGAAGTGAAAATGGGTACGGGGATGGGTACATCTAAAAAGGAAGCTCAACAAAAAGCTGCGCAAGAGGCTCTTGCACGAATAAGTCAAATGGAATTGGCTTGCTAA
- a CDS encoding HAMP domain-containing sensor histidine kinase, whose translation MNQKYIWLVTIVLCISLSGLILVQINFFQSASKIKEEQLALTVSKALDQVVSELERAEKEQIILEGDVSNFNNGTIISSKSSGFSINIPMDFTHEKARLSFYSENKEYNIGEGYLNPEGISGLSKMQSQFNKTLKSGNSRYALIAGQLANSQLSLSERIKMEKLPQLIQEKLRENGIKLNFEYAVKSNNKFEKRSKNYFRNPSFEKYSKQLFPNDFFSNLNFLYIYFPGQQRYMLQSYSLLLPSFILTLVLILSSAFTIFIIFRQKRLSNIKNDFINNMTHEFKTPIATISLASQMLKDNTVTTTASTRDHIAKIINDESRRLTYQVEKVLQMAVFNEVRMKLKLKTISVHKIIQNLLPNFTIRVEDRKGNMYQNIDAEHDLVLADEVHLSNVIANLLDNAIKYCKDAPELSISTRNKNKGIVITITDNGIGISKEDQKMIFERFFRVHTGNVHDVKGFGLGLSYVKKIVDAHNGQVSVDSIPDKGSKFEIYLPLKK comes from the coding sequence ATGAATCAAAAATATATTTGGCTTGTAACAATTGTACTCTGTATTTCCTTATCTGGATTGATATTGGTTCAGATTAACTTTTTTCAGTCAGCCTCTAAAATTAAAGAAGAGCAACTTGCTCTGACTGTTAGTAAGGCTTTGGATCAGGTTGTCTCAGAATTAGAAAGAGCAGAGAAAGAGCAGATTATTTTGGAAGGTGATGTTTCCAACTTTAATAATGGTACAATAATCAGCTCTAAAAGTTCAGGGTTTAGTATTAATATTCCTATGGACTTCACTCATGAAAAAGCCAGATTGAGTTTTTACTCCGAAAACAAAGAATATAATATTGGGGAGGGGTATTTAAATCCAGAAGGTATATCCGGACTTTCAAAAATGCAGTCTCAATTTAATAAAACTCTTAAGTCGGGTAATTCCAGATATGCTCTAATTGCAGGACAATTAGCCAACTCGCAGCTCTCTTTGAGTGAAAGGATAAAAATGGAAAAGTTGCCGCAACTTATTCAGGAAAAGCTTCGGGAGAACGGGATTAAGCTGAACTTCGAATATGCAGTGAAATCAAATAATAAATTTGAAAAGAGATCAAAAAATTATTTTCGAAATCCTTCTTTTGAAAAATACAGTAAGCAATTGTTTCCCAATGATTTTTTCTCCAATTTAAATTTCTTATATATTTATTTTCCCGGACAACAGAGGTATATGCTGCAATCATACTCTTTGTTACTTCCATCTTTTATATTGACTCTGGTTTTAATTCTTTCCAGTGCGTTCACTATTTTCATTATCTTTCGTCAGAAAAGGTTATCGAATATAAAGAATGACTTTATTAATAATATGACTCATGAGTTTAAAACTCCTATTGCAACTATTTCGTTAGCCTCTCAGATGCTGAAGGACAATACTGTTACCACAACCGCATCGACAAGAGATCATATTGCTAAGATTATTAATGATGAAAGCCGGCGACTTACCTATCAGGTTGAAAAGGTTCTGCAAATGGCTGTTTTTAATGAGGTTAGGATGAAATTAAAATTGAAGACAATTAGTGTTCATAAAATAATTCAAAATTTATTACCTAACTTTACAATAAGAGTTGAGGATAGAAAAGGGAACATGTATCAGAATATTGATGCAGAACATGATCTGGTACTGGCTGACGAGGTTCATTTAAGTAATGTAATCGCAAATCTATTGGATAATGCCATTAAATACTGTAAAGATGCTCCCGAACTTAGTATTAGTACAAGGAATAAAAATAAGGGTATTGTTATAACCATTACTGATAACGGCATCGGAATTTCTAAAGAAGATCAAAAAATGATTTTTGAACGTTTCTTTAGAGTGCATACAGGAAATGTTCATGACGTGAAAGGATTTGGTTTGGGATTGTCCTACGTAAAAAAAATAGTTGATGCCCACAATGGACAGGTTAGTGTTGATAGCATACCTGATAAAGGATCCAAATTTGAAATATATCTTCCCTTAAAAAAATAG
- a CDS encoding response regulator transcription factor produces the protein MEQVKILLAEDDANLGLLLKEYLVAKGYNTTLREDGDKAYDEFLKNPYDLCIFDIMMPHRDGFTLAKDIRLINSEIPIIFLTAKSMKEDVLEGFKLGADDYMTKPFSMEELLVRIEAVLRRTSGVKSENTQEEFKLGRFLFDSKKQFLQDGEATIKLTTKESELLKLLCNNVNKVLERNLALRTIWSDDNYFNARSMDVYITKLRKHLKPEPGIEIINVHGRGYKLIM, from the coding sequence ATGGAACAAGTTAAAATTTTATTAGCAGAAGATGATGCTAATCTAGGACTTCTATTAAAAGAGTATTTGGTTGCAAAAGGCTATAACACCACACTGCGTGAAGATGGCGATAAGGCATACGATGAATTTTTAAAAAATCCATATGATCTGTGTATTTTTGATATCATGATGCCACATAGAGATGGTTTTACTTTGGCTAAGGATATTCGCTTAATAAATAGTGAGATTCCAATCATTTTCCTAACTGCGAAGTCGATGAAAGAAGATGTTTTAGAGGGGTTTAAGTTGGGAGCCGATGATTATATGACTAAGCCTTTTAGTATGGAAGAACTGTTGGTTCGTATCGAAGCTGTTTTAAGAAGAACTTCAGGGGTGAAAAGTGAAAATACTCAGGAAGAGTTTAAATTAGGGCGCTTTTTATTTGATTCAAAGAAACAATTTCTTCAGGATGGCGAAGCGACAATTAAGCTGACAACGAAAGAATCAGAATTGTTAAAACTTCTTTGTAATAATGTGAATAAAGTTTTGGAGCGGAATTTAGCTCTTAGAACGATCTGGTCCGACGATAATTATTTTAATGCCAGAAGTATGGATGTATATATTACTAAGTTAAGAAAGCATTTAAAGCCTGAACCGGGCATTGAAATTATCAATGTTCATGGTAGAGGATACAAACTGATCATGTAA
- a CDS encoding 1-acyl-sn-glycerol-3-phosphate acyltransferase gives MFTDSDFDAIRPYNDSEVVETIGRLIKEEAFIRFSQQLFPGFSKEMIVKALGEVKTIKEFQSNFIVRLAQHIIDHTTKGITIDGLENLDPKESYLFISDHRDIILDSALLNVMLHNNGFETTEIAIGSNLLIQPWIADLVKLNKSFVVQRNVTVRQMLTSSKQLSSYIQYALNTKKSSIWIAQREGRTKDGDDRTQQSLLKMLQMSGDVTFSEHFKSLRIVPVAISYEYEPCDAMKTIEVYKKETDEGFKKTPKDDLRSMIKGMVNEKGRVNFVIGKPISAMLDVIEEMDDSRDKFKALADLIDYRIHKNYKLWPDNYIAYDIVNNTNEFADKYTSEEKDLFLKHMEKKINPDEGNLERLNQIFLEIYANPVKNRLELKKPDFVPEK, from the coding sequence ATGTTCACCGACTCAGATTTTGATGCTATTCGACCATATAACGATTCCGAGGTTGTAGAAACCATAGGACGTTTAATAAAAGAAGAAGCTTTTATTCGATTCTCTCAACAGTTATTCCCAGGATTTTCGAAAGAGATGATTGTGAAAGCATTGGGAGAAGTAAAAACAATAAAAGAATTTCAGAGCAACTTCATTGTACGACTGGCACAACACATTATTGACCACACCACCAAAGGGATAACCATTGATGGACTGGAAAATCTTGATCCAAAAGAAAGCTATTTATTTATTTCGGATCATAGAGATATCATTTTGGATTCTGCCTTGCTTAACGTGATGCTTCACAACAATGGTTTTGAAACAACTGAAATCGCTATTGGCAGCAACCTTTTAATCCAACCGTGGATAGCCGATTTAGTTAAACTAAACAAAAGCTTTGTTGTGCAAAGAAACGTAACTGTTCGTCAGATGCTTACCAGCTCAAAGCAATTATCATCTTACATACAGTATGCCTTAAACACTAAAAAATCATCTATTTGGATAGCACAACGAGAAGGGCGAACTAAAGATGGTGATGACAGAACTCAACAAAGTTTGTTGAAAATGCTTCAAATGAGTGGAGATGTTACTTTCTCGGAGCACTTTAAAAGTTTACGAATTGTTCCTGTTGCTATTTCATACGAATACGAGCCATGCGATGCAATGAAAACCATAGAAGTGTACAAAAAAGAAACCGACGAAGGTTTTAAGAAAACTCCTAAGGACGATTTACGAAGTATGATCAAAGGAATGGTTAATGAAAAAGGCCGTGTTAATTTTGTAATCGGAAAACCAATTTCTGCAATGCTCGATGTTATTGAAGAGATGGACGACAGCAGAGATAAATTCAAAGCTCTTGCAGATTTGATTGATTACAGAATACACAAGAACTACAAACTTTGGCCTGACAACTACATTGCCTATGATATCGTAAACAATACGAATGAGTTCGCAGATAAATATACATCTGAAGAAAAAGATCTTTTCCTAAAGCACATGGAAAAGAAAATTAATCCGGATGAAGGAAATCTAGAAAGATTAAATCAGATATTCCTGGAAATCTATGCTAATCCTGTAAAAAACAGATTGGAATTAAAAAAACCGGACTTTGTCCCGGAAAAATAG
- a CDS encoding zinc metallopeptidase — MGGIWIIFIAFTLLSWLVANQLKTRFKRYSQMPTANGMTGREVVEQMLRDHGVRGVRIGSVDGQLSDHYNPADKTINLSKDVYHGRSIGAAAVAAHETGHAIQHAEAYAWLQMRSALVPIVSFGSKWVQWVLLAGIVMVNTFPQLLLTGIVLFAGTTLFSIITLPVEVDASRRALVWLKTSGITTYETQKSAFDALKWAAYTYFIAALSSLATLLYYVMIYMGRRN, encoded by the coding sequence ATGGGAGGAATTTGGATTATATTTATTGCTTTTACCTTGTTAAGCTGGTTGGTAGCTAACCAATTGAAAACAAGATTTAAAAGGTATTCTCAAATGCCTACTGCGAATGGAATGACAGGACGCGAGGTGGTTGAGCAGATGTTAAGGGATCATGGTGTGAGAGGGGTAAGGATTGGTTCTGTTGATGGACAGTTGTCCGATCATTACAATCCGGCAGACAAAACCATTAATCTTAGCAAGGATGTTTATCATGGCAGAAGTATTGGTGCTGCAGCTGTAGCTGCGCATGAAACCGGTCATGCAATTCAACATGCCGAAGCATATGCGTGGTTGCAAATGCGATCGGCTTTAGTGCCTATTGTTAGTTTTGGTTCTAAGTGGGTACAGTGGGTGCTTTTAGCTGGAATTGTCATGGTGAATACTTTCCCTCAACTACTTTTGACAGGGATAGTACTGTTTGCCGGCACTACCCTTTTTAGTATTATCACCTTGCCTGTAGAGGTGGATGCTAGTCGAAGAGCCTTGGTTTGGTTGAAAACATCAGGTATTACAACCTATGAAACACAGAAAAGCGCTTTTGATGCATTGAAATGGGCGGCATATACTTATTTTATTGCAGCTCTGTCTTCCTTGGCAACATTACTTTACTATGTAATGATTTATATGGGAAGAAGGAATTAG